From the genome of Homalodisca vitripennis isolate AUS2020 chromosome 8, UT_GWSS_2.1, whole genome shotgun sequence, one region includes:
- the LOC124367526 gene encoding delta-like protein 4 — MSTDSHVSLTAPTPLPKNPCVPSPCGQYSMCRAVNGHAVCSCQPNYIGSPPSCRPECMVSADCPQNRACINQKCADPCPGTCGLNARCQVVNHNPICSCAPGFTGDPFARCVQQSKHALSFILFILHFHLQFSSFSVILLTMSIIIIKRNFKNRLLIFCVAKLTLNSY, encoded by the coding sequence ATGTCGACTGACTCGCATGTTTCTCTCACAGCGCCGACACCCCTACCCAAGAACCCATGTGTGCCCTCCCCTTGTGGTCAGTATAGCATGTGCCGGGCAGTGAATGGTCACGCCGTCTGCTCGTGCCAGCCTAACTACATCGGCTCTCCCCCCTCGTGCCGGCCAGAGTGTATGGTCAGTGCCGACTGTCCCCAGAACAGAGCCTGTATCAACCAGAAGTGTGCCGACCCGTGTCCTGGCACTTGTGGCCTCAATGCCAGGTGCCAGGTCGTCAACCACAACCCCATCTGTAGCTGTGCCCCTGGCTTTACTGGAGACCCTTTTGCTCGATGTGTTCAACAGAGTAAGCATGCACTCTCTTTCATCCTTTTCATTTTGCATTTCCATTTACAGTTTTCTTCCTTTTCTGTTATTCTTTTAAcaatgtcaataataataataaaaagaaacttcAAAAATCGATTACTTATTTTTTGTGTTGCTAAACTTACTCTAAATAGCTATTAG